From Apium graveolens cultivar Ventura chromosome 9, ASM990537v1, whole genome shotgun sequence, the proteins below share one genomic window:
- the LOC141684591 gene encoding pectinesterase 1 codes for MDSINSFKGYGKVDPVEEAVFRKKTRKRVIILIVSVVLLVAIIIGAVIGTVVHNKNNKSPPSSSPSAPTSVAALNAVCKETLYPESCYSSISALNLGNTADPEELFRISLRVVIDSMRSLSQTIVTETVDPGAKKAFEVCQEVVDDALDRLNDTLNAMDVNEASGEKFLSVSKLNDLKTWLSATITDQETCLDALAEFNATASLGDAMDKPAQYASNSLSIVAKILGVLAKFNVPVHRRLLGMGQSGGHGFPEWVSLGDRRVLQEVKPKPDVTVASDGTGDCKTIREAIGRIPKKSKKRFVIYVKEGTYVGNNILDKSMYNVMMYGDGKDKTILSGSLNFVDGTPTFSTATFAVVGKGFIAKDMAFKNTAGPEKHQAVAMRSGSDFSVFYRCSFDAFQDTLYAHSHRQFYRDCDVTGTIDFIFGNAAVVLQNCNIMPRQPMSNQFVTITAQGKKDPNQNTGISIQKCTISAFDEVKAPVYLGRPWKDFSTTIIMQSSIGPFLHPLGWIEWVRNVEPPSTIVYAEYQNTGPGSTLDKRVKWSGYRVPFTAQQASKFTVETFLQGSSWLPATDVAFDSKL; via the exons ATGgattccataaattcattcaagGGATATGGCAAGGTAGATCCGGTGGAAGAAGCAGTCTTCCGTAAGAAAACACGAAAGCGTGTTATCATTCTTATTGTATCCGTTGTTCTCCTTGTCGCCATTATAATAGGCGCGGTCATTGGCACTGTTGTGCACAACAAGAACAACAAATCACCGCCCTCGTCTTCTCCTTCCGCTCCGACTTCAGTTGCAGCGCTGAATGCAGTATGCAAAGAAACATTGTACCCTGAGTCATGCTACTCCAGCATCTCTGCTCTCAATTTAGGAAACACAGCAGATCCTGAAGAGCTTTTCAGGATTTCGCTACGCGTAGTCATTGACTCTATGCGCTCTCTGTCTCAAACTATAGTCACCGAGACAGTAGATCCTGGTGCAAAGAAGGCTTTCGAGGTTTGTCAGGAAGTGGTGGATGATGCATTGGACAGGCTCAACGATACGCTAAATGCCATGGATGTGAATGAGGCCAGTGGGGAGAAATTCCTGTCTGTGAGCAAGCTCAATGATCTCAAAACCTGGCTCAGCGCCACAATTACAGATCAGGAGACGTGCCTAGACGCTCTCGCTGAATTCAATGCCACAGCCTCACTAGGCGATGCCATGGACAAACCAGCTCAATATGCCAGCAATAGTTTGAGCATTGTGGCAAAGATTCTGGGAGTACTAGCAAAGTTCAATGTCCCGGTCCATCGGAGATTGTTAGGGATGGGACAAAGCGGAGGGCATGGGTTCCCGGAGTGGGTATCTTTAGGCGACAGAAGGGTGTTACAAGAGGTCAAGCCAAAGCCTGATGTCACGGTGGCTAGTGATGGAACCGGGGACTGTAAGACAATTAGAGAGGCGATAGGGAGGATTCCAAAGAAAAGTAAGAAGAGGTTTGTGATTTATGTGAAAGAAGGGACTTATGTCGGGAACAACATACTCGATAAGTCCATGTACAATGTAATGATGTACGGAGATGGCAAGGATAAGACCATTCTCTCAGGCAGCTTGAATTTTGTGGATGGAACTCCCACATTCTCCACCGCTACTTTCG CTGTTGTGGGAAAAGGATTTATCGCAAAAGACATGGCCTTCAAGAACACAGCCGGACCAGAAAAGCACCAGGCAGTAGCAATGCGATCGGGCTCCGATTTCTCAGTATTTTACCGGTGCAGTTTCGACGCATTTCAAGACACACTGTATGCACATTCACACCGTCAGTTCTACCGAGATTGCGATGTTACTGGCACCATTGACTTCATATTTGGAAACGCTGCTGTTGTTCTCCAAAACTGCAATATTATGCCTAGACAGCCAATGTCAAACCAATTCGTGACAATTACAGCTCAAGGCAAAAAAGATCCGAATCAAAACACTGGAATTTCAATACAGAAATGTACAATATCGGCCTTTGATGAAGTGAAAGCACCAGTATATCTTGGCAGGCCTTGGAAAGACTTCTCCACTACAATTATCATGCAGTCAAGTATTGGACCCTTTTTGCATCCATTGGGTTGGATTGAATGGGTCAGGAATGTTGAGCCGCCCAGTACTATCGTTTATGCCGAATATCAAAACACCGGTCCAGGATCAACCCTGGACAAAAGAGTTAAATGGTCTGGATATAGGGTTCCTTTTACGGCCCAACAGGCATCAAAGTTTACTGTTGAAACTTTTTTACAGGGCAGTTCTTGGCTTCCAGCAACAGACGTGGCTTTCGATTCAAAGCTTTAA
- the LOC141684353 gene encoding proteasome subunit alpha type-5-like — MFLTRTEYDRGVNTFSPEGRLFQVEYAIEAIKLGSTAIGLKTKEGVVLAVEKRITSTLLEPSSVEKIMEIDEHIGCAMSGLIADARTLVEHARVETQNHRFSYGEPMTVESTTQALCDLALRFGEGDEESMSRPFGVSLLIAGHDENGPSLYYTDPSGTFWQCNGKAIGSGSEGADSSLQEQYNKDLTLREAETIALSVLKQVMEEKVTPNNVDIAKVAPSYHLYTPAEVEAVIGRL; from the exons ATGTTTCTCACCAG GACCGAGTACGATAGAGGTGTTAATACCTTTTCTCCTGAAGGTCGATTGTTTCAGGTTGAATATGCCATTGAGGCCATTAAG TTAGGTTCAACTGCTATTGGTTTGAAGACCAAGGAAGGAGTCGTTCTTGCTGTTGAGAAACGTATCACTTCAACACTTTTG GAGCCTAGCAGTGTTGAAAAAATCATGGAAATTGATGAGCACATAGGTTGTGCTATGAGTGGATTAATTGCAGATGCTCGCACACTTGTGGAGCATGCACGAGTTGAAACTCAG AACCATAGATTCTCATATGGTGAACCGATGACCGTTGAGTCCACTACACAAGCACTTTGTGATCTTGCTTTGCGATTTGGTGAAGGTGATGAAGAATCAATG TCTCGACCATTTGGGGTATCACTACTGATTGCTGGCCATGATGAGAATGGTCCCAGTCT GTACTATACAGATCCTTCTGGCACATTCTGGCAATGTAACGGGAAGGCTATTGGTTCTGGTTCCGAAGGTGCGGATAGCTCTCTGCAGGAGCAATATAACAAG GATTTAACCCTTAGAGAAGCTGAAACAATCGCTCTGTCAGTTCTTAAGCAAGTTATGGAGGAAAAA GTAACCCCCAACAACGTGGATATTGCTAAGGTAGCTCCATCTTATCATTTGTACACCCCAGCTGAGGTGGAGGCTGTCATCGGTCGTCTATGA